In one Podarcis muralis chromosome 7, rPodMur119.hap1.1, whole genome shotgun sequence genomic region, the following are encoded:
- the CYB5B gene encoding cytochrome b5 type B isoform X3, with amino-acid sequence MGSMKEHGSGGDAPETRERRPVFTLDEVAKRNTDKETWLVISGRVYDVTRFLSEHPGGEEVLLEQAGKDATENFEDVGHSMDAREMLDQYLIGEVHPCDRNPNASKVPSKSPSKESSFWFVVMVPLIHASLSH; translated from the exons ATGGGGTCGATGAAGGAGCACGGTAGCGGCGGGGACGCGCCGGAGACGCGCGAAAGAAGGCCGGTCTTCACCCTGGATGAAGTGGCGAAGAGAAACACCGACAAGGAGACCTGGCTGGTCATCAGCGGGCGCGTCTATGACGTAACCCGCTTCCTCAGCGAG CATCCAGGTGGAGAGGAGGTTCTGCTTGAACAAGCTGGTAAAGATGCCACTGAGAACTTTGAAGATGTTGGCCACTCTATGGATGCCCGAGAGATGCTTGACCAGTACCTTATAGGAGAGGTTCATCCG TGTGACCGTAATCCTAATGCCTCCAAG GTTCCAAGCAAGTCTCCCTCGAAAGAATCAAG CTTCTGGTTCGTCGTGATGGTGCCTCTGATCCATGCCAGCCTGTCCCATTAA
- the CYB5B gene encoding cytochrome b5 type B isoform X2 has protein sequence MGSMKEHGSGGDAPETRERRPVFTLDEVAKRNTDKETWLVISGRVYDVTRFLSEHPGGEEVLLEQAGKDATENFEDVGHSMDAREMLDQYLIGEVHPCDRNPNASKVPSKSPSKESSSFWFVVMVPLIHASLSH, from the exons ATGGGGTCGATGAAGGAGCACGGTAGCGGCGGGGACGCGCCGGAGACGCGCGAAAGAAGGCCGGTCTTCACCCTGGATGAAGTGGCGAAGAGAAACACCGACAAGGAGACCTGGCTGGTCATCAGCGGGCGCGTCTATGACGTAACCCGCTTCCTCAGCGAG CATCCAGGTGGAGAGGAGGTTCTGCTTGAACAAGCTGGTAAAGATGCCACTGAGAACTTTGAAGATGTTGGCCACTCTATGGATGCCCGAGAGATGCTTGACCAGTACCTTATAGGAGAGGTTCATCCG TGTGACCGTAATCCTAATGCCTCCAAG GTTCCAAGCAAGTCTCCCTCGAAAGAATCAAG CAGCTTCTGGTTCGTCGTGATGGTGCCTCTGATCCATGCCAGCCTGTCCCATTAA
- the CYB5B gene encoding cytochrome b5 type B isoform X1 encodes MGSMKEHGSGGDAPETRERRPVFTLDEVAKRNTDKETWLVISGRVYDVTRFLSEHPGGEEVLLEQAGKDATENFEDVGHSMDAREMLDQYLIGEVHPCDRNPNASKVPSKSPSKESSFWTAWLIPVLGAIVLGLMYRYYVMDGKSS; translated from the exons ATGGGGTCGATGAAGGAGCACGGTAGCGGCGGGGACGCGCCGGAGACGCGCGAAAGAAGGCCGGTCTTCACCCTGGATGAAGTGGCGAAGAGAAACACCGACAAGGAGACCTGGCTGGTCATCAGCGGGCGCGTCTATGACGTAACCCGCTTCCTCAGCGAG CATCCAGGTGGAGAGGAGGTTCTGCTTGAACAAGCTGGTAAAGATGCCACTGAGAACTTTGAAGATGTTGGCCACTCTATGGATGCCCGAGAGATGCTTGACCAGTACCTTATAGGAGAGGTTCATCCG TGTGACCGTAATCCTAATGCCTCCAAG GTTCCAAGCAAGTCTCCCTCGAAAGAATCAAG TTTCTGGACAGCCTGGCTGATCCCTGTTTTGGGAGCCATAGTCTTGGGATTGATGTATCGCTACTACGTGATGGATGGGAAATCCTCCTGA